Proteins co-encoded in one Sebastes umbrosus isolate fSebUmb1 chromosome 20, fSebUmb1.pri, whole genome shotgun sequence genomic window:
- the kcnj16 gene encoding inward rectifier potassium channel 16, with the protein MHNQYTSVSPTDGIAVKAENGPQPKKHRYIRKEGSCNVVFRHVPEEWLLFVTDIFTTLVEIRWRVMFLIFALSYILSWLFFGIIYWVIALAHGDTRNVTSESHPCMDNVHSFTAAFLFSLETQTTIGYGYRGMSENCMIAIIIVTIQDVISCFIDTFVIGIVVAKMASARKRAQTVGFSNCAVINLRDGYLCLSWRVGDFRRHHLVEGMARAQIVRSTVHATGKMDVTYEDLIIMQRDIILCTPATIFHRIEPGSPLYTMSLIDLRKADFELVVSFTYMDDSTGMLHQTRTSYTPAEILWGQLFQEMIRVSRRNYRVDYTLFNHTAKVLVPEVSAEDYEHKKQLRSSPRHSLRHSPRSSPRHSPRSSPSPRLQQRNHHDKHLKPPTVTVELVNDCRPEPTVSTAQADHHHQDTLTLPKDLTNTEI; encoded by the coding sequence ATGCATAACCAATACACATCAGTGAGCCCCACCGACGGCATCGCTGTGAAGGCTGAGAATGGACCTCAACCAAAGAAGCACCGCTACATACGCAAAGAGGGCAGCTGCAACGTCGTGTTTCGCCACGTTCCCGAGGAGTGGCTGCTGTTTGTGACCGACATCTTCACCACCTTGGTGGAGATCAGATGGAGGGTGATGTTCCTGATCTTCGCCCTGTCTTACATTCTGTCTTGGCTTTTCTTCGGCATCATCTACTGGGTCATCGCGCTCGCTCACGGTGACACCAGAAACGTCACGAGTGAAAGTCATCCCTGCATGGACAACGTGCACAGCTTCACAGCTGCGTTCCTCTTCTCGCTTGAAACTCAAACGACCATTGGCTACGGCTACAGAGGAATGTCCGAGAACTGCATGATCGCCATCATCATCGTCACGATACAAGACGTCATCAGCTGCTTCATAGACACGTTTGTCATCGGAATTGTTGTCGCCAAAATGGCCTCGGCCAGGAAGAGGGCGCAGACGGTGGGCTTCAGCAACTGCGCCGTCATCAATCTTCGCGACGGCTACTTGTGTCTTTCCTGGAGGGTCGGGGACTTCCGCCGGCACCACCTGGTGGAAGGGATGGCTCGCGCCCAGATTGTCCGCTCCACGGTGCACGCCACGGGGAAAATGGACGTGACCTATGAAGATCTGATCATCATGCAGAGGGACATCATCCTGTGCACGCCAGCCACCATCTTCCACAGGATCGAACCCGGCAGCCCTCTGTACACCATGAGTCTGATAGATCTACGGAAAGCAGACTTTGAGCTGGTGGTGTCGTTCACCTACATGGACGACTCCACAGGTATGCTGCATCAGACCCGAACCTCGTACACTCCAGCTGAAATCCTCTGGGGTCAGCTGTTCCAGGAGATGATCCGGGTCAGCAGGAGGAACTACAGGGTGGATTACACCTTGTTCAACCACACCGCCAAGGTGCTGGTGCCCGAGGTCAGCGCTGAGGACTACGAACACAAGAAGCAGCTGCGGTCCTCTCCCCGACATTCTCTGCGACATTCGCCGAGATCTTCCCCGCGACATTCGCCTAGATCTTCCCCGTCTCCAAGGTTACAGCAGCGAAATCATCATGACAAACATCTGAAACCTCCAACGGTGACTGTTGAACTTGTGAATGATTGTCGCCCTGAACCAACCGTTTCTACAGCTCAAGCAGACCATCATCATCAAGACACGTTGACTCTGCCAAAGGACCTCACGAATACAGAAATATAG
- the kcnj2a gene encoding inward rectifier potassium channel 2a: MGSVRASRYSIVSSEEDGMKLATMAVPNGYGNGKSKVHTRHQPQSRFVKKDGHCNVQFINVSEKGQRYLADIFTTCVDIRWRWMFIIFCLAFLLSWLFFGCVFWLVAIFHGDLENNAQKCVSNVSSFTAAFLFSIETQTTIGYGYRYVTDECPVAVFMVVFQSIVGCIIDAFIIGAVMAKMAKPKKRNETLVFSHNATVAMRDNKLCLMWRVGNLRKSHLVEAHVRAQLLKSRTTAEGEYIPLDQMDINVGFDSGVDRIFLVSPITIVHEINEASPFYDKSKQDLENSEFEIVVILEGMVEATAMTTQCRSSYVSGEILWGHRFEPVLFEEKNYYKVDYSCFHKTYEVPSTPLCSARDLAEKKYILSNSNSFCYENEMALENKEDTDEGNGGSVGPDGTQTDNISETEHSPATVPLEPRPLRRESEI; this comes from the coding sequence ATGGGAAGCGTGCGAGCCAGCCGCTACAGCATTGTGTCATCAGAGGAGGACGGCATGAAGCTTGCCACTATGGCAGTACCCAACGGCTACGGGAACGGCAAGAGCAAGGTGCACACGAGGCACCAGCCGCAAAGCAGATTTGTAAAGAAAGACGGTCACTGCAACGTGCAGTTCATCAACGTGAGCGAGAAAGGTCAGCGCTACTTGGCTGACATCTTCACGACGTGCGTGGACATCCGCTGGAGGTGGATGTTCATCATCTTCTGCCTCGCCTTCCTCCTGTCGTGGCTGTTCTTCGGCTGCGTCTTCTGGCTGGTGGCCATCTTCCACGGGGACTTGGAAAATAACGCCCAGAAGTGCGTCTCCAACGTGAGCAGCTTCACCGCTGCCTTCCTGTTCTCCATCGAGACCCAAACGACTATTGGCTACGGCTACAGATACGTGACGGATGAGTGCCCTGTCGCGGTCTTCATGGTGGTTTTCCAAAGCATCGTGGGCTGCATTATTGACGCCTTCATCATTGGCGCCGTCATGGCAAAGATGGCAAAACCCAAGAAGAGGAATGAGACTTTGGTTTTCAGCCATAATGCCACAGTGGCCATGAGGGACAACAAGCTCTGCCTGATGTGGCGCGTGGGGAACTTAAGGAAGAGCCACCTGGTCGAGGCACACGTGCGGGCGCAACTTCTAAAATCCCGGACGACAGCGGAGGGGGAGTACATCCCCCTCGACCAGATGGACATAAATGTGGGCTTCGACAGCGGAGTCGACCGCATCTTCCTGGTCTCCCCCATCACCATCGTCCACGAGATCAACGAAGCCAGCCCCTTCTACGACAAGAGCAAACAGGACCTGGAGAACTCCGAGTTTGAAATCGTGGTCATCCTGGAGGGCATGGTGGAGGCGACCGCCATGACCACGCAGTGCCGCAGCTCCTACGTCTCCGGCGAGATCCTCTGGGGCCATCGGTTCGAGCCCGTGCTCTTCGAGGAGAAGAACTACTACAAGGTGGACTATTCCTGCTTCCATAAGACATACGAGGTGCCGAGCACCCCCCTGTGCAGCGCCAGAGACCTCGCGGAGAAAAAATACATCCTCTCAAACTCCAACTCCTTCTGCTACGAGAACGAGATGGCGCTGGAGAACAAAGAGGACACGGACGAGGGGAACGGGGGCAGCGTTGGGCCCGACGGCACCCAGACGGACAACATCTCAGAGACCGAGCACAGCCCAGCCACGGTGCCGCTGGAGCCCCGGCCTCTGAGACGAGAGTCCGAAATATGA